In a single window of the Paenibacillus sp. MMS20-IR301 genome:
- a CDS encoding nuclease-related domain-containing protein, translating to MFKALRALFQKSNPKPPQAATKAQTPKPKSKVASTRIGELGEHKINIQLDQLPKECKSLSDLMLPNPKSRTGYAQIDHIVISPYCLFVIETKNYIGEIKGGRADQQWSVSNRYKMYNPLKQNYGHIKAIESLIKGVAAVKFVSLISFTMRCRFSIDPELRKIHSDELVVYDVELSEFISRKLISLKTAAPDPPISTVQAQTIYDHLVQANILDAEIRKLHVQRIKGSKNY from the coding sequence ATGTTTAAAGCACTAAGGGCACTCTTTCAAAAATCAAACCCTAAACCGCCACAGGCTGCGACTAAGGCACAAACTCCAAAGCCCAAATCAAAGGTTGCCTCCACACGAATTGGTGAGCTAGGCGAGCATAAAATCAACATTCAACTGGATCAGTTACCTAAGGAGTGCAAATCGTTAAGCGATCTGATGCTCCCTAATCCCAAGTCCCGAACAGGCTATGCTCAGATTGATCATATTGTTATTTCCCCGTATTGCTTATTTGTCATTGAGACGAAAAACTATATCGGGGAAATTAAAGGTGGACGGGCGGATCAACAATGGTCAGTGAGCAATCGTTATAAGATGTATAATCCACTGAAGCAAAACTACGGACATATCAAGGCCATAGAGAGTCTGATAAAAGGGGTAGCGGCAGTAAAGTTTGTCTCCCTGATCTCATTCACAATGAGGTGTCGGTTCAGTATTGATCCTGAGCTGCGGAAGATTCATTCGGACGAACTGGTTGTCTATGATGTGGAACTAAGTGAGTTTATCTCTAGGAAGCTGATTAGCTTGAAGACGGCAGCACCTGATCCTCCTATATCTACAGTACAAGCCCAGACCATATATGATCATCTGGTTCAGGCAAATATTTTAGATGCAGAGATTCGTAAGCTTCATGTACAGAGAATTAAAGGGAGCAAGAATTATTGA
- a CDS encoding restriction endonuclease, with translation MGNMWLVRAGERAYLIDEFIEKQAVAIGWEELGNINAVKTLQEMKKLLKVTYPEYKDGKINITAGQIFRFASEFKIDDLVITYNPEERLYYIGRIHSNYEYKPDYITDQPHIRRVNWEGTVSRDVLSASARNTLGSIMTIIAIPNDVQKELLKQMATGQAGNNPSNQPIESVKAETEEQAEELDLIKEDVIEKSNEFIKDKIIKLDWREMQKFVAGILRGMGYRTRISPDGPDRGRDIIASPDGLGLEEPRIIVEVKHREGRMGSNQIRSFTGGLRVGDRGIYVSTGGFTKEAKYEAERSNIPLSLIDLDLLAELVTQYYDQFDSETRTLVPLRKIYWPL, from the coding sequence ATGGGGAATATGTGGCTTGTACGAGCAGGGGAAAGAGCATACCTTATTGACGAATTTATAGAAAAACAAGCTGTGGCAATTGGTTGGGAAGAATTAGGTAACATTAATGCAGTGAAAACATTACAAGAGATGAAGAAGCTTTTGAAGGTGACGTATCCTGAATATAAGGATGGTAAAATCAACATTACTGCTGGCCAGATTTTTCGTTTTGCAAGTGAATTTAAAATAGATGATCTTGTAATCACTTATAATCCGGAAGAGCGTCTCTATTACATAGGAAGAATTCATTCGAATTATGAATATAAACCTGATTATATTACGGATCAGCCCCATATTCGCAGAGTGAATTGGGAGGGGACGGTATCCAGGGATGTTTTGTCAGCGAGTGCCCGAAATACACTTGGTTCTATTATGACTATTATAGCTATTCCCAATGATGTTCAGAAGGAATTGCTCAAGCAAATGGCAACTGGTCAGGCAGGAAATAATCCATCGAATCAACCCATAGAGTCTGTAAAAGCTGAGACGGAGGAACAAGCAGAGGAATTAGATCTGATTAAGGAAGACGTTATTGAGAAGTCTAATGAATTTATAAAGGACAAGATTATTAAATTAGACTGGAGAGAAATGCAGAAATTTGTTGCTGGCATCCTAAGAGGAATGGGCTACAGGACGAGAATATCACCTGATGGGCCCGACCGAGGAAGAGATATTATTGCATCTCCAGATGGTCTAGGACTGGAAGAACCCAGAATTATAGTGGAAGTAAAGCACCGTGAAGGCCGTATGGGATCTAATCAAATACGTAGTTTTACCGGAGGATTAAGGGTAGGGGATCGGGGGATCTATGTATCGACTGGTGGATTCACCAAGGAAGCGAAGTATGAAGCGGAAAGATCGAATATCCCATTATCGTTAATAGACTTGGATTTGCTCGCGGAATTAGTCACGCAATATTATGATCAATTTGATTCAGAGACACGAACGTTAGTACCGTTAAGGAAAATATATTGGCCGTTATAA
- the tnpB gene encoding IS66 family insertion sequence element accessory protein TnpB (TnpB, as the term is used for proteins encoded by IS66 family insertion elements, is considered an accessory protein, since TnpC, encoded by a neighboring gene, is a DDE family transposase.), protein MLTLPEKVYLASGSTDLRKSIDGLAVLDQEHFQLNPFAPYLFVFCNRQRDKVKMLYWEHNGFWLNFALFMLR, encoded by the coding sequence ATGCTGACGCTGCCCGAGAAGGTCTATTTAGCCAGCGGTAGCACAGATTTACGTAAGTCTATCGACGGGCTCGCCGTCCTCGATCAAGAACATTTTCAGCTCAATCCCTTCGCTCCCTACCTGTTTGTCTTCTGCAACCGTCAGCGAGATAAAGTCAAAATGCTCTATTGGGAGCACAATGGCTTCTGGTTGAATTTCGCCTTATTTATGCTACGGTGA
- the tnpA gene encoding IS66 family insertion sequence element accessory protein TnpA has product MIKAEQRQYEWTERIRDYRASGRTMAAWWEAQGGTLHQLKYWLRKIDSSVPSTSTPHFIPVTVSPPPRAPSLTLRFGPATLDVREGFSPELLRQVVQALEPIC; this is encoded by the coding sequence ATGATCAAAGCCGAACAACGCCAGTATGAGTGGACTGAACGTATCCGTGACTATCGAGCCAGTGGCCGCACCATGGCTGCATGGTGGGAAGCACAGGGGGGGACCCTGCATCAACTGAAATACTGGTTACGCAAAATCGATTCCAGCGTACCTTCCACTTCTACGCCTCACTTTATCCCGGTTACCGTATCTCCGCCACCTCGGGCTCCCTCCTTGACCCTTCGCTTCGGTCCGGCCACTCTTGACGTGCGGGAGGGTTTTTCTCCCGAGCTGCTTCGTCAAGTGGTTCAAGCCCTGGAGCCCATATGCTGA
- a CDS encoding MrcB family domain-containing protein: protein MPLPETIAQIFKRKQKSYKMVLILSLIEELRASHKERVSFDSVKQRFLNYFIAEQDRGNRVDLPPGRELWREAPKSQLKDIINSPVNALSHILFVNSEDNTIGFHSQIHRQFGEEELSQLERLASEELRSYNAALQRFSLQGYLEKILAEYSSAKQEIFAGHPLGTLFRQTLPSELKALPFIDEQYKVQGSVGQGNWATVPWLAILDKRITETTQHGEYVVYLFAEDMSAVYLTFNQGVTKPIQEKGRRDGYAYLRDRKKALLDLLALINMNKDENIRLVDSGLGQDYQVSTVAYIKYERGSVPNDEQLIQDLENVIEDYRLYVESATAPSDDEALDEEVELLPQQAEPLKDEEITGVLHQIQSHIRRQGFFFPEHLIENFYLSLKAKPFVILAGISGTGKTRLVKLFAEALGATRDNGQYTLIPVRPDWSDPADLLGYKDLAGRFQPGPMTKVFVDARQTENRHKPYFICLDEMNLARVEHYFSDMLSVLETQEWREGQIQTQDLISPTLLGTPEDQETYGGLGIPENVFLIGTVNMDETTHPFSKKVLDRANTLEFNYINLQQYPQETGQEAGDPAELTELNHLFIRSDYLQLVDAYDTHRELVVRTTDRLVQINTLLEDIHAHVGFRVRDAICFYMIYNERYGLMEEDKAFDWQLLQKILPRIQGSHSSVRRVLLNLMKVAIGDSAGITVKVDDLMEDASWLYMKWAAGQNPPDAKHTQSARKLAYMLRRLEEDGFTSFWLS from the coding sequence ATGCCATTACCGGAAACAATCGCACAGATTTTCAAGCGCAAGCAAAAATCATATAAGATGGTCCTGATCCTATCCTTGATCGAAGAGCTAAGAGCCTCTCATAAGGAGCGCGTATCGTTCGATAGCGTTAAGCAGCGATTCCTTAACTATTTCATCGCCGAACAGGACAGAGGGAACCGGGTAGATCTGCCACCAGGGCGAGAGTTATGGAGAGAAGCTCCCAAAAGCCAGCTGAAGGATATCATTAACAGCCCTGTTAATGCACTCTCGCATATTTTGTTTGTGAATTCGGAAGATAACACGATAGGGTTTCATAGTCAGATTCACAGGCAGTTTGGGGAAGAGGAGCTTTCGCAGTTAGAACGGCTTGCCAGTGAAGAACTTCGATCTTACAACGCTGCTTTGCAGCGCTTTTCTTTGCAAGGTTATTTGGAGAAAATCCTGGCAGAGTATTCCTCTGCCAAACAGGAGATTTTCGCGGGTCATCCTCTGGGTACATTGTTTCGTCAGACCCTTCCTTCCGAGCTTAAAGCGTTACCCTTCATAGATGAGCAATACAAGGTTCAAGGCTCGGTTGGACAAGGGAATTGGGCGACGGTTCCTTGGCTGGCTATTCTGGATAAACGAATCACGGAAACGACTCAACATGGGGAATATGTTGTGTATCTGTTTGCTGAGGACATGAGTGCGGTGTATCTTACGTTTAATCAGGGCGTAACGAAACCAATTCAAGAGAAGGGGCGCAGAGACGGCTATGCTTATCTGAGAGACCGCAAAAAAGCGCTTCTAGACCTTCTTGCTCTGATCAATATGAATAAGGATGAGAACATTCGTCTCGTGGATAGCGGATTAGGACAAGACTATCAGGTATCGACGGTCGCTTACATTAAGTACGAGCGGGGAAGCGTTCCGAATGATGAGCAGCTCATTCAAGATCTTGAGAACGTAATCGAAGATTACCGTCTATATGTGGAATCGGCGACCGCTCCCAGTGATGACGAAGCCCTTGATGAGGAAGTGGAACTATTGCCACAACAAGCCGAGCCACTGAAGGATGAGGAAATTACAGGTGTCCTCCACCAAATCCAATCCCACATCCGCCGCCAAGGCTTCTTTTTCCCTGAGCATCTGATCGAGAACTTCTACCTCTCATTAAAGGCTAAGCCTTTTGTTATCCTTGCGGGGATATCGGGGACGGGGAAGACACGGCTGGTGAAGCTGTTTGCGGAGGCGCTTGGTGCGACGCGGGATAATGGGCAGTATACCTTGATTCCGGTACGGCCGGATTGGAGTGATCCTGCGGATCTTCTGGGGTATAAGGATCTGGCGGGCAGGTTCCAGCCGGGTCCGATGACAAAGGTGTTCGTGGATGCGCGGCAGACGGAGAATCGGCATAAGCCTTATTTTATCTGCCTGGATGAGATGAATTTGGCCCGGGTGGAGCATTATTTCAGTGATATGCTGAGTGTGCTGGAGACGCAGGAGTGGCGGGAGGGGCAGATTCAGACGCAGGACCTTATCTCTCCTACCTTGCTGGGTACGCCTGAGGATCAAGAAACCTATGGTGGCCTTGGCATCCCGGAGAATGTGTTCCTGATCGGGACAGTGAATATGGACGAGACGACGCATCCTTTTAGCAAAAAAGTACTCGACCGCGCCAACACACTGGAGTTCAATTACATTAATCTGCAGCAGTATCCGCAAGAGACTGGGCAGGAGGCTGGTGATCCCGCTGAGCTAACAGAGCTGAACCATCTATTCATCCGTTCCGATTATTTGCAGCTGGTGGATGCCTATGATACTCATCGAGAGCTCGTTGTCCGCACAACGGACAGGCTGGTTCAGATCAATACGCTGCTGGAGGACATTCACGCTCATGTGGGCTTCCGGGTCCGGGATGCGATTTGCTTCTATATGATTTATAACGAACGTTATGGCCTGATGGAGGAAGACAAGGCGTTTGATTGGCAATTGCTGCAAAAGATTCTACCGCGCATTCAAGGAAGTCATTCTTCGGTGCGCCGAGTGCTGCTTAACCTAATGAAGGTTGCGATAGGGGATAGTGCCGGTATAACGGTAAAAGTTGATGACCTCATGGAGGATGCCTCATGGCTCTATATGAAATGGGCTGCCGGGCAGAATCCGCCTGACGCTAAGCATACGCAGAGTGCACGCAAATTGGCTTACATGCTAAGGAGGCTGGAGGAAGATGGGTTCACTTCATTCTGGCTCTCTTAA
- a CDS encoding restriction endonuclease subunit S: MIRRIPISDICTIYDGPHATPKKTEIGPIYLGINAITADGKLDPTEYAHLSDEDYVKWTKRVTPKPLDIVFSYEATLGRYAIIPEGFYGCLGRRLAIIRNTSKYIDTRWLYYYFRSPEWTGFINSKIIKGSTVNRISIEDFPSYTIPLIPFETQKKIVNVLLTIDEKIDTNQKISDNLQKQLDLLYDYWFTQFDFPDANGNPYKASGGEMDWNEQLKREIPKGWKDGDLYDIADYINGLACQKYRPREGEDFLPVIKIKEMHQGINKDTEKISINIPDKNKIENGDILFSWSATLEVMYWNGGHAGLNQHIFKVVPRDYFSKEYVYHQLSSYVINFVRMAEARKTTMGHITSDHLSQSKIVIPPESIIDQFNVLGSPLHKKIQICIQENLELVKLRDWLLPMLMNGQVTVE, encoded by the coding sequence ATGATTCGAAGAATTCCAATTAGTGATATATGTACAATCTATGACGGCCCACATGCAACTCCTAAGAAAACAGAAATAGGCCCTATTTATTTAGGTATTAATGCAATTACTGCTGACGGGAAATTAGACCCAACTGAGTATGCACACTTATCTGATGAAGATTATGTAAAATGGACTAAGCGCGTTACGCCAAAACCTCTTGATATAGTGTTTTCATACGAAGCCACATTGGGCAGATACGCAATTATTCCAGAAGGCTTCTATGGCTGTCTTGGAAGGCGATTGGCCATTATACGAAATACAAGCAAATATATTGATACAAGATGGTTATACTATTATTTTCGTTCCCCAGAATGGACAGGGTTTATTAATAGTAAGATTATTAAAGGAAGTACAGTAAATCGAATTTCGATTGAAGATTTTCCATCATATACAATACCGCTTATTCCATTTGAAACACAGAAAAAAATAGTTAATGTACTTTTGACTATTGATGAGAAAATCGATACAAATCAAAAGATAAGCGATAACTTACAGAAACAATTAGATTTGCTGTATGACTATTGGTTCACCCAGTTTGACTTCCCAGATGCAAACGGGAACCCATACAAAGCCTCTGGAGGTGAAATGGACTGGAATGAGCAGTTAAAGCGAGAGATACCAAAGGGATGGAAAGATGGGGATTTATATGATATAGCTGACTATATAAACGGGTTGGCTTGTCAGAAATATCGCCCTAGAGAAGGTGAAGATTTCCTTCCTGTAATAAAAATTAAAGAAATGCATCAAGGCATTAACAAAGATACTGAGAAGATTTCAATTAATATTCCAGACAAGAATAAAATAGAGAATGGAGATATCCTATTTTCTTGGTCTGCCACACTCGAAGTAATGTATTGGAATGGTGGTCATGCTGGATTGAACCAACATATTTTTAAAGTTGTTCCTAGGGATTATTTTTCGAAAGAGTATGTATATCACCAGTTATCATCCTATGTTATTAACTTTGTAAGAATGGCAGAAGCCCGTAAAACAACAATGGGTCATATTACATCAGACCACCTATCACAAAGCAAAATTGTAATACCACCCGAAAGTATAATTGATCAGTTTAATGTACTTGGTTCACCTTTGCATAAAAAGATACAAATTTGTATTCAGGAAAACCTAGAGCTCGTAAAACTACGTGATTGGCTCCTGCCTATGCTTATGAACGGTCAGGTCACGGTAGAATAG
- a CDS encoding class I SAM-dependent DNA methyltransferase, with protein MDIKEKTIELIDALKSTCQTYGMGNDGNEYKIITQVFLYKFINDRFGFAVKEISPVLSNAEKWEIAYAGMSEDDRLDILDELSPDIPRLYPQHLISNLWNQQAKGDFDLIFDSTMADIADINMSIFATQTTQDTKIPLFEKLTQYVTDDAQRAPFARALVDKLVNFSFEEAVAKHYDFFAAIFEYLIKDYNTAGGGKYAEYYTPHSIATIMARLLVGDSSDLHSIECYDPSAGTGTLLMALSHQISEDRCTIFAQDISQRSNKMLKLNLILNGLVSSLDHAIQGDTLVAPYHKSDDGQSLRQFDYVVSNPPFKMDFSDTREKIAAMPARFWAGVPNIPAKKKESMSIYTCFIQHVINSLKAKGKGAIVIPTGFLTAKSGVENKTLKHIVDEHIVYGCVSMPSNVFATTGTNVSVLFFDNSKTTDKVVLIDASKMGEEYKDGSNQKRRLRDFEIDQIVSTFQNKGSVDHFSVAVSYDEIKEKKYSLSAGQYFEIKNEYVELTQDEFNSKMAEFTANLQSYFTKGEKLQSEIMEQLQRLPGMSE; from the coding sequence ATGGATATTAAAGAGAAAACAATTGAGCTTATTGATGCGTTAAAATCAACCTGTCAAACCTATGGAATGGGGAATGATGGTAATGAGTATAAAATCATTACACAGGTATTCCTATATAAGTTTATTAATGATAGATTCGGCTTTGCCGTAAAGGAAATCAGCCCTGTGCTTTCGAATGCTGAAAAGTGGGAAATTGCCTATGCTGGAATGTCAGAGGATGACAGACTTGATATTCTCGACGAGCTTTCGCCGGATATCCCTCGTTTATATCCACAGCACCTTATTTCAAATCTTTGGAATCAACAAGCAAAAGGTGACTTTGACTTGATTTTTGATAGTACGATGGCCGATATCGCAGATATAAACATGAGTATATTTGCTACACAGACAACTCAGGACACTAAAATTCCTCTCTTTGAGAAACTTACTCAGTATGTTACTGATGATGCACAAAGAGCACCTTTTGCTCGTGCCTTGGTGGATAAGCTAGTTAACTTCTCTTTTGAAGAGGCGGTTGCAAAGCACTATGATTTCTTTGCTGCAATTTTTGAATATTTGATTAAAGATTACAATACTGCTGGTGGTGGGAAATATGCAGAATACTACACTCCACATTCGATTGCCACAATAATGGCCCGTCTCTTGGTTGGAGATAGTTCTGACCTCCATAGCATTGAATGCTACGACCCATCTGCTGGAACAGGTACATTGTTAATGGCACTTAGCCATCAAATTAGTGAAGACCGTTGTACAATCTTTGCGCAGGATATTTCTCAGAGAAGTAACAAAATGCTAAAACTTAATCTCATCTTGAATGGTCTTGTATCCTCACTCGACCATGCTATTCAAGGAGATACTCTCGTTGCTCCTTATCATAAGAGTGATGATGGGCAGTCTTTGCGCCAGTTTGACTATGTTGTATCTAATCCTCCGTTCAAGATGGATTTTTCCGATACAAGAGAAAAAATTGCAGCGATGCCTGCTCGCTTCTGGGCTGGAGTACCGAATATTCCTGCTAAGAAAAAAGAAAGTATGTCGATTTACACCTGCTTTATTCAACATGTAATCAATTCCCTTAAAGCTAAAGGCAAAGGTGCTATTGTTATTCCAACGGGATTTCTTACTGCAAAGAGTGGTGTGGAAAATAAAACCCTTAAACACATTGTCGATGAACACATCGTTTATGGTTGTGTAAGTATGCCTTCAAATGTGTTTGCTACTACTGGTACGAATGTATCCGTCCTTTTTTTTGATAATTCAAAAACTACCGATAAGGTTGTTTTGATTGATGCATCCAAGATGGGTGAGGAATACAAAGATGGTAGCAATCAGAAACGTCGTCTACGTGATTTTGAAATAGACCAGATTGTATCGACGTTTCAGAACAAGGGATCCGTTGATCATTTCTCAGTAGCTGTATCCTACGATGAAATAAAAGAGAAGAAATACTCCCTCTCCGCCGGTCAGTATTTTGAAATCAAGAATGAATATGTTGAATTGACACAGGATGAGTTTAATTCAAAGATGGCAGAATTCACTGCCAATTTGCAGTCATACTTTACTAAAGGAGAGAAATTGCAGTCAGAGATTATGGAACAGTTGCAAAGGCTGCCGGGCATGAGTGAATAG